The proteins below come from a single Streptomyces spongiicola genomic window:
- a CDS encoding peptidylprolyl isomerase: MVSSDQRRRQLARKKFERQQQRRQEARRKARRRNAVIAAGLAVVVAAGGAAYLSVGLADGGSRDDASQRTDPAPAESESGAPEPKMAIDAGATYRMSMDTSQGAVAFTMDAAKTPRTVNSFKYLADKGFFDGTTCHRLTTEGIFVLQCGDPQGDGTGGPGYTIPDENLTALGKPAADGKVTYPAGTVAMANTGQPDSGGSQFFLVYKDTKLPPSYTPFGTIDEAGLSVVKAVGAAGVAGGAGDGAPAKSVSVKKAAVSKG; this comes from the coding sequence GTGGTCAGCAGCGATCAGCGACGGCGCCAGCTCGCCAGGAAGAAGTTCGAGCGGCAGCAGCAGCGCCGTCAGGAGGCCCGCAGGAAGGCCAGGCGCCGCAACGCCGTCATCGCGGCCGGCCTCGCGGTCGTGGTCGCGGCGGGCGGCGCCGCGTACCTCTCGGTGGGCCTGGCGGACGGCGGCTCACGGGACGACGCCTCCCAGCGGACCGACCCGGCGCCCGCGGAGAGCGAGAGCGGTGCGCCGGAGCCGAAGATGGCCATCGACGCCGGGGCCACGTACCGGATGTCGATGGACACCAGCCAGGGCGCCGTCGCGTTCACCATGGACGCCGCGAAGACGCCGCGCACGGTCAACTCCTTCAAGTACCTCGCGGACAAGGGCTTCTTCGACGGCACCACGTGCCACCGGCTGACCACGGAGGGCATCTTCGTACTGCAGTGCGGCGATCCCCAGGGCGACGGCACGGGCGGCCCGGGCTACACGATCCCGGACGAGAACCTCACGGCGCTCGGCAAGCCGGCGGCGGACGGCAAGGTCACGTATCCGGCGGGCACGGTGGCCATGGCGAACACGGGCCAGCCGGACAGCGGCGGCAGCCAGTTCTTCCTCGTCTACAAGGACACCAAGCTGCCGCCGTCGTACACGCCGTTCGGCACGATCGACGAGGCGGGTCTGTCCGTGGTGAAGGCCGTCGGGGCGGCCGGTGTCGCGGGCGGGGCCGGAGACGGCGCCCCCGCGAAGTCCGTCTCGGTGAAGAAGGCGGCGGTCAGCAAGGGGTGA
- a CDS encoding DUF349 domain-containing protein: protein MSSDPWGRVDETGTVYVRTSEGEKVVGSWQAGSPEEALAYFERKYEGLVVEIGLLEKRVKTTDLSAKDATAAIDHIRGQIDEHHAVGDLEALGRRLDALVASVEARREERKARKAKQTDEARHAKEALVAEAEELAQSEQWRAAGERLRALVDTWKGLPRLDRKSDDELWHRFSHARSAFSKRRKSHFAALDAQREVARQAKERLVAEAESLSGSTDWGPTAARYRELMAEWKAAGRAQREHEEDLWNRFRGAQDVFFAARSGVFAERDAEQSENLKLKEELAVEAEKLVPVTDLKGARAAFRSVNERWEAIGHVPRDARPRVEGRMHAVERAIQEAEETEWRRTNPEARARAEGLTGQLQAAVDKLRAQIDAARAAGNNAKADKLSRELEGRQALLDQALKGLEEFGG, encoded by the coding sequence GTGAGCAGCGACCCGTGGGGCCGCGTCGACGAGACGGGCACCGTGTACGTGCGGACATCCGAGGGCGAGAAGGTCGTCGGATCGTGGCAGGCGGGCTCTCCCGAGGAGGCACTCGCCTACTTCGAGCGCAAGTACGAGGGCTTGGTTGTCGAGATCGGCCTCCTCGAGAAGCGGGTGAAGACCACCGATCTGTCGGCGAAGGACGCGACGGCGGCGATCGACCACATCCGCGGGCAGATCGACGAGCACCACGCGGTCGGCGACCTCGAGGCGCTGGGCAGGCGGCTGGACGCGCTCGTGGCCTCGGTCGAGGCTCGTCGTGAGGAGCGCAAGGCCCGTAAGGCGAAGCAGACCGACGAGGCGCGGCACGCCAAGGAGGCGCTGGTCGCCGAGGCGGAGGAGCTGGCGCAGAGCGAGCAGTGGCGGGCGGCCGGCGAGCGGCTCCGGGCACTGGTGGACACCTGGAAGGGCCTGCCGCGGCTCGACCGGAAGTCCGACGACGAGCTGTGGCACCGCTTCTCGCACGCGCGGTCGGCGTTCTCCAAGCGCCGCAAGTCGCACTTCGCCGCGCTGGACGCGCAGCGGGAGGTGGCCCGGCAGGCGAAGGAGCGGCTGGTCGCCGAGGCCGAGTCGCTGTCCGGTTCGACCGACTGGGGTCCCACGGCCGCGCGCTACCGCGAGCTGATGGCGGAGTGGAAGGCCGCGGGCCGCGCGCAGCGCGAGCACGAGGAGGACCTGTGGAACCGCTTCCGCGGGGCCCAGGACGTCTTCTTCGCCGCCCGCAGCGGGGTGTTCGCGGAGCGGGACGCCGAGCAGTCCGAGAACCTGAAGCTCAAGGAGGAGCTGGCGGTCGAGGCGGAGAAGCTGGTGCCGGTGACGGATCTGAAGGGCGCGCGAGCCGCCTTCCGGTCCGTCAACGAGCGCTGGGAGGCGATCGGCCACGTCCCGCGTGACGCCCGGCCGCGGGTCGAGGGCCGGATGCACGCGGTGGAGCGGGCGATCCAGGAGGCCGAGGAGACCGAGTGGCGGCGCACCAACCCCGAGGCCCGGGCGCGCGCCGAGGGCCTGACGGGTCAGCTCCAGGCGGCGGTCGACAAGCTGCGTGCCCAGATCGACGCGGCCCGGGCGGCCGGCAACAACGCCAAGGCCGACAAGCTCTCGCGTGAGCTCGAGGGACGGCAGGCGCTGCTCGACCAGGCCCTGAAGGGCCTGGAGGAGTTCGGCGGCTGA
- a CDS encoding MBL fold metallo-hydrolase: protein MLIAGFPAGAWGTNCYLVAPAAGEECVIIDPGHQAAEGVEETLRKHRLKPVAVILTHGHIDHVASVVPVCGAHGVPAWIHPADRYMMSDPEKALGRSIGMPLMGELTVGEPDDVHELTDGAALELAGLELLVRHAPGHTRGSVTFGLPEAAVNSHDEGRPPVFFSGDLLFAGSIGRTDLPGGDMGEMLESLARVCLPLDDSTVVLSGHGPQTTIGRERAANPYLREVAAGQGEGGTAAPRRGM from the coding sequence GTGCTTATTGCCGGGTTCCCCGCAGGGGCCTGGGGGACCAACTGCTACCTGGTCGCCCCGGCCGCAGGCGAGGAGTGCGTGATCATCGACCCGGGCCACCAGGCCGCCGAGGGAGTCGAGGAGACGCTCAGAAAGCATCGGCTCAAGCCCGTCGCCGTGATACTCACCCACGGCCACATCGACCACGTCGCCTCGGTGGTCCCGGTCTGCGGAGCCCACGGCGTACCCGCCTGGATCCACCCCGCCGACCGGTACATGATGAGCGACCCGGAGAAGGCCCTCGGCCGCTCCATCGGGATGCCGCTGATGGGCGAGCTGACCGTGGGGGAGCCGGACGACGTCCACGAGCTCACCGACGGCGCCGCGCTGGAGCTCGCGGGGCTGGAACTGCTCGTACGGCACGCGCCCGGCCATACCAGGGGGTCGGTGACCTTCGGTCTGCCCGAGGCCGCGGTCAACTCACACGACGAGGGTCGGCCGCCGGTCTTCTTCTCGGGCGATCTGCTCTTCGCCGGCTCCATCGGACGCACCGACCTGCCCGGCGGTGACATGGGCGAGATGCTCGAATCGCTGGCGCGGGTGTGCCTGCCGCTCGACGACTCGACCGTGGTGCTGTCCGGCCACGGCCCCCAGACGACCATCGGCCGCGAGCGTGCCGCCAACCCGTATCTGCGGGAGGTGGCCGCCGGCCAGGGAGAGGGCGGAACCGCCGCTCCCCGACGAGGAATGTGA